DNA from Fibrobacter sp. UWB15:
CGATGGATTATTGGCATTGGGATGTTCCAAAAGAAAAACGTCTGAACCCCGATATCGCTTATGAAACCATGAAAGACCCTCGCGACGGCAAGGTTTATAAGGCCGTAAAAATCGGTGACAGAGTGTGGATGGCGGAAAACTTGAATTATGAAATTCATCCAGAGTATGCTTCCGACCCTCCCATCAGTTGGTGCCCTTATAATAAAGAAGAATGGTGTACTGTGGCGGGACGATTCTACAAGGTAAAGGCTTTGGCAAACGCATGCCCTGAAAAATGGCATTTGCCGACGAAAGAAGATTGGCTTGCTTTATATGAAATTGTTGAACATTCGGGAGACAAGCTTAAATCCACAAGTGGTTGGGGGGCTGACGCCAATGGTACGGATGATTTCGGTTTCTCGGCAATTCCTGTCGGAGGTAGCCAAGGAAACGATTATTTCTATGATGCGGGTGAGCTTGCGACTTTTTGGTTGGCACAGGAAGATAATGGTAAATTTGGCACTATCTCTTTGCTCAGTGATCGCTCTCAAATTTATCAATCTAGTAGCGCTGATAATTATGGTTTCAGCGTCCGTTGCGTCAAGGATTAGCCCTAGTTATCGACAAGTGTAAGACATTCATCCCCTCATTTTTTACTACATTACGACCATGCTTTACGGAATTTGTTCTGATATCCATTCGAATGCGGTTGCCTTTGAAGCGGTTATAGCTTCTATGAAAGACAACAACGTCGATAGGAAAGTTTGCCTTGGTGATTTGGTGGGTTATGGTGCCGATCCGAACGAATGCGTTCGTCTTGCTCGCGAAAATATGGACATTTGCATTATCGGTAACCACGACAGTGTGGCGATCAAGCATGAATCCAGCGCCGGGTTCAACCCGTATGCCAAGCAGGCGATTGAATGGACCCAGAATCATTTGTCCGACGAATCCGTCTCGTTCTTGAGGACGCTCCCGTACATTTGCGAAGAAAACGATATTTGTTTTGTGCACGCCTCTCCGCTTTCGCCCGCGGACTGGGTGTACGTGACCGAGCTCGAAGACGCCCTCGACGCTTTTGAACATTTCAAGGGCCGCTACTGCTTTGTGGGGCATACGCACAGCCCGGTGATTGTGGCGAGTCGCCCGAACGCCATCCCTAAGATTCTGGATGAATACGAATACAGGATCGAAGACACGGAACGCTTGCTGGTGAATGTGGGCAGCGTAGGTCAGCCGCGTGACCGTGACCCGCGTTCTTGCTGGTGCTTGCTTGATACCGAGACCAAGTGCGTGCGCCTGATTCGCGTGGACTACGACGTATACCAGACGCAGGAACGCATGAAAAAAGCCGGCATGCCGAGCTTCCTCATAGATCGTTTAAGCGTGGGAAGGTAAATAGTAGACAGTAGGAAGTAGACGGTAGACAGGATCTTCCTACTTTTACTCTTAAACATAAAACTTCCAACTTCCTACTTCTAACTTCCTACTAAACAATGAAATGGGTTTTAGCAGTTTTTGGTAAGGCGGGTTCGCCGTTTATTGCCGACGAGGTCGACAAGTACGTGAAGCGCTTGCGTGGGGGAGTGTATCCGCTCGAAGTTGTGGAACTCAAGGAATCCAAGATAGACGACCGCGTGCAGGCGCTGGCTCAAGAGGCGGCCCTGTTCGATAAGAAATTCCCGAAGTCGGAATACAAGCGCGTTATTTTGTCTGAAGAAGGCAAGCTGATGGACACGGTCAAGCTGTCGGACACCTTGCGCGACCGTTTTCCGGGGAATATCGTGTTTTTGATCGGGTCGGCGTACGGCATCGACGAAAACTTGAAGAAGACCGCCGACTTGCTCCTGTCGCTTTCGCCGCTGACTTTTACCCATGACCACGCCCGCGTACTTTTCGCGGAACAGCTTTACCGAGTCCAGATGGTCATGCAAAACCACCCGTACCATCATAGATAAAAATTCAAAATATTGTGTAAAATGCAAGTGAGAATGACGTTGATGAAAATCAATGTTGTATATCGTTGTGGAAGCAATAGCGTTGGCCAAGGATGGGGAGGGTGCAGGGAGGGGCCCGTGCGGCCTTCGCAACTCCGAGCTGGGGCCCCGCCCGCATCAAAAAAAGTTTTTTTTCTTGATTTTTTATAAAAAAAAGCTCGAATATCCCCTTGACGGAGTCAAAAATCTTTTCTATTATTGTGCGCGTCCAAGCGACTATGGATGATTAGCTCAGTTGGTAGAGCAGCTGACTCTTAATCAGCGGGTCGCAGGTTCGACCCCTGCATCATCCACTTAAAACCGTCTCACCCCGAGGCGGTTTTTCTTTTTTTGCCTGCAAGTCATTCCGGCCTTGAGCCAGAATCAGCATTGTTTAATTGATTAACATTATTCTATATTTGGCGCCATGAATTCCGAAATCGAAAAACGCCGCACTTTTGCCATTGTCAGCCACCCTGACGCAGGTAAAACCACCATCACCGAAAAGTTCCTCTGGTACGGAAACGTCATCCGCGAAGCGGGTCACGTGCGCGCCAAGGCGAACCGCAGCTATACGGTGAGTGACTGGATGAAGATCGAACAGCAGCGCGGTATTTCGGTTTCGAGTTCCGTGCTGAATTTCCCGTTCGAAGGTTGCATGTTCAACCTGGTTGATACCCCGGGGCACCAGGACTTCTGCGAAGACACCTACCGCGCCCTCACCGCCGTGGATGCCGCCCTCGTGCTTATCGATAGCGTGAACGGTGTGGAAAAGCAGACCATCAAGCTCATGGATGTGTGCCGCATGCGCCATACGCCGATCATCACGTTCATCAACAAGATGGACTTGGATGGCCGCCACGTGCTCGACTTGCTCGACGAAATTGAAAGCATCTTGAAAATCAAGGTCGCCCCCTTTACGCTCCCCATTGGCGTGGGTAAGCTTTTCAAGGGCGTGTATTCCATCGCTGAAAACACCTTCCACACCTTCAATAAAGAAGAAGGCCATCAGGAAATCATCCAGATGGAAGGCCCCGACGATCCGCGCCTTGTAGAAATGTGCGGCGAAAACTGGGTCGCCCAGTTCAAGGAAGAATACGAGATGGTGACCGGCGCCATGGATCCGTTCGACCACGAAAAGTTCCTGAAGGGCGAAATGTGCCCCGTGTTCTTCGGTTCTGCGGTGAACAACTTCGGTGTGCGTCAACTGTTGAACGCTTTTGCAAAGCTTGCGCCGCCCCCGATGGTTCGTGAGACCGACAAGCGCCCGGTGAGCCCCGACGAAGATGCCTTCAGTGCGTTTGTCTTCAAGATTCAGGCCAACATGGACCCCAAGCACCGCGACCGTACGGCATTCCTGCGCATTTGCTCGGGCAGCTTTACCCGTGGCGAAAAGGTTTACCACGTGCGCACGGGCCGCGAAATCCGCCTGGCTGCTCCGACCGCTTTCCTCGCGAAGGACAAGGAAGTGATCGATCACGCCTGGGCGGGCGATATCGTGGGTATCAACGACCCGGGACTGTTCCGCATCGGCGATACCTTGACCGACGGCGAAAAAATCAACTTCACCGGCATTCCGGATTTTGCTCCGGAACACTTCGCCCGCGTAACGCTTTTGAATCCGCTTAAGTCTAAGCAGATGGCGAAGGGCCTTGCCGAACTTAGCGAAGAAGGCGCAACCCAGCTGTACGAACCGCTCAAGTCCGCTATTCCTGTGATTGGCGTGGTGGGCGAGTTGCAGTTTGACGTGCTCAAGTTCCGCCTGCAGAGCGAATACGGTGCCGATGTGTCGCTGGACCGCGTGCCCGCACACGGAATCCGCTGGGTGTCGGGCCCCGAAGCCGATGTGGCCAAGTTCGCCGAAGAATATGCGATGGATTGCATGATGGACAAGGAACGTAATCTCGTTTGCCTGTTCCCCAACGAGTATCGTCTGAACCTCGCCATCAAGAACTACGAAAAGCTGACCTTCGCGGCTACCTCGCAGGGCTAGAATCAAGGTAAAATCGAAAATTTTACTTGCATAGACTCCGGTCTGAATATACATTTAGAATGGTGTTCGGATTGGAGTCTTTATGAATTTTACAGGGTCGCTTAAGTTCCTTACATTGTCTGCAATTTTGACGGTATGCCTTGCCGGCAATGCATTCTCAGCTGTTGAATACACTTTGCATAATAAGTCGACGAATCCAACCGCCGACGAGCAGGATGCCTATAAGCGCATCACGACCGTCATGGATTCGGCGGTCAAACTCTACAATACCTACTCGAACCTCTCGAAGTTCATCAACGTGTATTACGCACCGGGCGTGCCCACGGCCGAAGCCAGCAGTAACGGAGACTTGCGCTTTGGCGAAAACCGCAGCTACATGGTGGTACCGACAGCCATGCACGAGATGGGCCACACGATGGGTATCGGGACCACGTCGGAATATGCGGCAACGTGTGTAGATGGAGTCTTCAGGAACGACAAAGTTCAGGCGAAACTTCGTGAGATGGATGGCCCGAACGCGGAACTCCATTGCGACCGTCAGCATATCTGGCCGTATGGTTTGAACCAGGCAAGCGAAGCCAAGTCCGAGCAGGACCTGATCAACCACGTGATTCTCGTGGAGACCATTTACCAGCAGCTGTTCAAGGTGGCGTTCTACAAAGAGGGGAGAATCAAGTCCCTTGGCGATACCAAGAAGTGCATGGGGATTACTTCGAGTAACGCTCTGGAATTGATGGATTGTAAGGATACGGCGACTTTTGTGAAGATTTTCTCGGTGGGCGACAACCCGGTTACATACTACATTCAGCTCGGGAACCGCGTCGTGGATATCCCGAACGAATCCACGGCGGCAGGCATTAGAGCGGCCACCTACGGTTATAATGGCGGCGCTCACCAGCGGTACGTATTTGAAGGCGCTCCAGTCAATACACCGAATGCATTCTACCTCAAGAATTACAAGAGCGGGCATTATCTGCAGTCGGTGGAAAATACCGTAGTGCAGAATCCGAAACAGCAGAACGATTCGTTCATCTGGCAGATTCAAGAAACTATCGAGGAAGATACTTCGGCTACAGACACCTCGTCTGCAGATACCTCTGTCGCGGATACGAGCAAGAAGGATACTTCCAAGACGGATATTGCTGCAAGGCAAATTGTACACACGCAGCAGCTCCGGTTGCCGACGAGAACCTTCGACCTGAAGGGACGCGCCGTTCGCAAGCAGACGCTAAGCCGCGGGCGCGGAACGATTCTATTTAACAGGTGAAATCAATTTTATAAGCTAATTCCGAACCAAGTTCGGAATGACTGCAAACGAAAAAGACTCTCTAAAAGAGAGTCTTTTTTCGCGGGATAGACGAGGCTTGAACTCGCAACCTCCGGCGTGACAGGCCGGTGCTCTAACCAAAATTGAGCTACCACCCCAAATCATTTCCGATTTTCGGTAGTGGGCGATAACGGATTCGAACCGCTGACATTCTGCTTGTAAGGCAGACGCTCTGAACCAGCTGAGCTAATCGCCCGAAATTTTACTTGTCTTGCTTTTTGCCCTTCCAGAGGATTCCGAGCGGAATGACCACGAGATAGGCGGCAACCAAGATAAGCGGTGCAACCGTGAGAGAAACCGGATTGTCTGCAGGGCCAGTGGCGAGGCAAATGAAACCGATAACGAGGAGCAACACACCGAGAGCAATCAGAATGATATTCTTTTTATCCATCAGTATTAATCCTCTTCTCAAGATTACGAAGCCAAATATACAAAGTTTACGGCGCTTGTCAACCGATTTAGGGCTAAAAAGCGCACTTTTTTTGCTCTGTGAGCAATAAACGCCTCGTATTAACGAGGCGTGGTTGCGAGAGCGAGCGCTCGGGGGACGTACTTAGTAGATTGGGCGCGAGCGGTCTATTTCTGTCCCGGATACTTGACGCGGGTGTGGTACGTTCCGTCCAAACTATCCAGGAATGCCCGTTCGAGCTTGAACAGCTCCTTAATAGACAAGTTACATTCGTTAAACTGGCCTTCGGTAAAGCGGCTTTCGATGGTCTTGTGAATCATCGCAGCCAATGCTTCGGGACTTGTATCTGTCATGGAGCGGCTAGTCGCTTCGATAATGTCGGCGAGCATAAGAATTGCTGTTTCCTTGCTCTGCGGCTTCGGGCCCTTGTAGCTGTAATCTTCGACCTTTACTTCTTCGCCGGTTTCCTTGGCGTTTTCAAGCGCCTTGTGGTAGAAGTATTGGATAATCGAAGAACCGTGGTGTTCGCGAATGCCTGCGGCAACAAGGGTCGGAATGTTGTATTCGTTGGCAAGGGCCGTGCCTTGT
Protein-coding regions in this window:
- a CDS encoding metallophosphoesterase: MLYGICSDIHSNAVAFEAVIASMKDNNVDRKVCLGDLVGYGADPNECVRLARENMDICIIGNHDSVAIKHESSAGFNPYAKQAIEWTQNHLSDESVSFLRTLPYICEENDICFVHASPLSPADWVYVTELEDALDAFEHFKGRYCFVGHTHSPVIVASRPNAIPKILDEYEYRIEDTERLLVNVGSVGQPRDRDPRSCWCLLDTETKCVRLIRVDYDVYQTQERMKKAGMPSFLIDRLSVGR
- a CDS encoding 23S rRNA (pseudouridine(1915)-N(3))-methyltransferase RlmH, with product MKWVLAVFGKAGSPFIADEVDKYVKRLRGGVYPLEVVELKESKIDDRVQALAQEAALFDKKFPKSEYKRVILSEEGKLMDTVKLSDTLRDRFPGNIVFLIGSAYGIDENLKKTADLLLSLSPLTFTHDHARVLFAEQLYRVQMVMQNHPYHHR
- a CDS encoding peptide chain release factor 3; the encoded protein is MNSEIEKRRTFAIVSHPDAGKTTITEKFLWYGNVIREAGHVRAKANRSYTVSDWMKIEQQRGISVSSSVLNFPFEGCMFNLVDTPGHQDFCEDTYRALTAVDAALVLIDSVNGVEKQTIKLMDVCRMRHTPIITFINKMDLDGRHVLDLLDEIESILKIKVAPFTLPIGVGKLFKGVYSIAENTFHTFNKEEGHQEIIQMEGPDDPRLVEMCGENWVAQFKEEYEMVTGAMDPFDHEKFLKGEMCPVFFGSAVNNFGVRQLLNAFAKLAPPPMVRETDKRPVSPDEDAFSAFVFKIQANMDPKHRDRTAFLRICSGSFTRGEKVYHVRTGREIRLAAPTAFLAKDKEVIDHAWAGDIVGINDPGLFRIGDTLTDGEKINFTGIPDFAPEHFARVTLLNPLKSKQMAKGLAELSEEGATQLYEPLKSAIPVIGVVGELQFDVLKFRLQSEYGADVSLDRVPAHGIRWVSGPEADVAKFAEEYAMDCMMDKERNLVCLFPNEYRLNLAIKNYEKLTFAATSQG
- a CDS encoding RICIN domain-containing protein: MNFTGSLKFLTLSAILTVCLAGNAFSAVEYTLHNKSTNPTADEQDAYKRITTVMDSAVKLYNTYSNLSKFINVYYAPGVPTAEASSNGDLRFGENRSYMVVPTAMHEMGHTMGIGTTSEYAATCVDGVFRNDKVQAKLREMDGPNAELHCDRQHIWPYGLNQASEAKSEQDLINHVILVETIYQQLFKVAFYKEGRIKSLGDTKKCMGITSSNALELMDCKDTATFVKIFSVGDNPVTYYIQLGNRVVDIPNESTAAGIRAATYGYNGGAHQRYVFEGAPVNTPNAFYLKNYKSGHYLQSVENTVVQNPKQQNDSFIWQIQETIEEDTSATDTSSADTSVADTSKKDTSKTDIAARQIVHTQQLRLPTRTFDLKGRAVRKQTLSRGRGTILFNR